In Molothrus ater isolate BHLD 08-10-18 breed brown headed cowbird chromosome 23, BPBGC_Mater_1.1, whole genome shotgun sequence, a single genomic region encodes these proteins:
- the FAAP20 gene encoding Fanconi anemia core complex-associated protein 20 → MCEEGAAKLRLKPRTAPPARGRERSPCPEPPPRPQASTDRCSWFEKEELNECEKTWLLLLKDISQDSECTNWDTVPSFPEFLEKKQQEKSPEHQEVFTVGTKDFQWVSFPSFHQEKCLNPTDLSSQQPAQSPSNEFHKGQGQADKLKSLSSTAEETCRGASTDQAQTASGAGTEGVSELGVSPKPCKLPGHSSSAQPSALVQSPAGALGPQQQQQHTGTAQSSRAGRREQGEEKPQIQTHQEELPAGEATGVPVEKPQPRGAPGAQSHKEKEENQSEAASALDSCPMCLMQFSGRLSQLDIDGHLARCLSESADDVMW, encoded by the exons ATGTGTGAGGAAGGAGCCGCCAAGCTGCGCCTGAAGCCGCGGAcggcgccgcccgcccgcggccgggagcgcagcccctgccccgaGCCCCCGCCGCGGCCCCA GGCATCGACTGACAGATGttcctggtttgaaaaggaagaattaAATGAGTGTGAAAAGACCTGGCTTTTGCTACTGAAAGACATCAGTCAAGATTCAGAGTGCACAAACTGGGACACAGTGCCCAGCTTTCCAGAGTTCTTGGAAAAG aaacaacaggaaaagaGTCCAGAACACCAGGAAGTCTTTACAGTTGGAACTAAAGACTTTCAGTGGGTATCATTCCCATCTTTTCACCAAGAAAAATGTCTGAACCCCACGGAtctgagctcccagcagccagcacagagcccgAGCAATGAATTTCATAAAGGCCAGGGCCAAGCAGATAAACTGAAGAGTTTATCATCCACAGCTGAGGAAACCTGCAGGGGAGCCAGTACAGATCAAGCCCAAActgcctctggagcaggcaCAGAAGGTGTTTCAGAGCTGGGTGTGAGTCCCAAGCCTTGCAAACTCCCcgggcacagcagctcagcacagccctcgGCGCTGGTacaaagccctgcaggagctctgggccctcagcagcagcagcagcacacagggactgcacagagcagcagggcaggcaggagagaaCAGGGTGAGGAAAAGCCTCAAATCCAGACACACCAGGAGGAGCTTCCAGCAGGGGAGGCCACGGGGGTGCCTGTGGAGAAGCCTCAGCCCAggggtgctcctggggctcagagccacaaggagaaggaggaaaaccagAGTGAAGCAGCTTCAGCTCTTGACAGTTGTCCCATGTGTCTGATGCAGTTTAGTGGAAG ACTCTCCCAGCTGGACATCGATGGGCACCTTGCCAGGTGCTTGTCTGAAAGTGCAGATGATGTCATGTGGTAG